From Terriglobales bacterium, one genomic window encodes:
- a CDS encoding RHS repeat-associated core domain-containing protein produces the protein YGQGGEMLAESDAAGVMTDEYVYLNGRRVARRLASGDIHYYFADHLGSSRVVLTSTGSYVEDLDFYPFGGLRSFYSSGSKYKFTGKERDPESNLDYFIARHYSSSLGRFLQPDEFAGGPVDAFSANDPLPDFPLPCADITNPQSLNKYAYTYNNPLRYTDPNGHCVWDLCTAEALVIVTGTVAVTTAVLTTPAGQEVLRRFGEAADQTISYLRDKVKPHDVGEHDDLKGRSVPGDGLDIHKVPQAHPAEQTIEGYDRKTGSAIALPEGEHKNIPVEKGEPRLKPQDQVKKDLSDLRTKTKTPARAIEKLRKLIEKKYPETKPPKKAPRQK, from the coding sequence TACGGGCAGGGCGGAGAGATGCTGGCGGAAAGCGATGCCGCCGGGGTCATGACCGATGAGTACGTCTATCTCAACGGCCGTCGGGTGGCGCGGCGGCTGGCCTCAGGCGACATTCACTACTACTTCGCCGACCACCTGGGCTCCTCGCGCGTGGTGTTGACCTCGACCGGCTCCTACGTCGAGGACCTGGACTTCTACCCCTTCGGGGGCTTGCGCAGCTTCTACTCCTCGGGCAGCAAGTACAAGTTCACCGGCAAAGAACGCGACCCGGAGTCGAACCTCGACTACTTCATCGCCCGCCACTACTCGTCCAGCCTGGGAAGGTTCCTGCAGCCGGACGAGTTCGCGGGTGGCCCGGTGGACGCCTTCAGCGCCAACGACCCCCTGCCCGACTTTCCCCTCCCCTGCGCCGACATCACCAACCCCCAGTCGCTGAACAAGTACGCCTACACCTACAACAATCCGCTGCGCTACACGGATCCGAATGGACATTGTGTTTGGGATTTATGTACGGCGGAAGCGCTCGTAATCGTGACAGGCACTGTCGCGGTAACGACCGCGGTCCTAACAACTCCAGCGGGACAAGAGGTACTTCGGAGGTTCGGCGAGGCGGCCGACCAAACCATCTCCTATCTTAGGGACAAGGTAAAGCCGCACGACGTCGGCGAACACGACGACCTCAAAGGGCGGTCAGTTCCAGGAGATGGACTTGACATTCATAAGGTTCCCCAAGCCCACCCGGCGGAACAGACCATAGAAGGCTATGATAGAAAAACAGGATCAGCAATCGCTCTACCAGAAGGTGAACACAAGAACATACCCGTCGAGAAGGGTGAGCCGAGACTCAAGCCTCAGGATCAAGTGAAGAAAGACTTGAGTGACTTGAGGACAAAGACCAAGACTCCGGCAAGGGCCATTGAGAAACTGAGAAAGCTGATAGAGAAGAAATATCCCGAAACAAAACCTCCGAAGAAGGCTCCGCGGCAAAAATGA
- a CDS encoding DUF4265 domain-containing protein, translated as MEHITLPVLSDDGRRATREVLEVDPLAAKRYRLLHSPAFVDGLAAGDIIELDESVACGFRVVARAGNLAVIVAFEENEDVSSAQALRLKERMEAIGGASDGGPPRMLVFTVPVSAGFQAVERLLAEFLREAPGTSWWYGNVYEVGDPTRPLNWWKAAE; from the coding sequence ATGGAGCACATTACTCTCCCCGTACTGTCCGACGACGGACGGCGTGCCACGCGGGAAGTACTGGAGGTCGATCCTCTGGCCGCGAAGCGGTATCGGCTGCTGCACTCGCCCGCATTCGTCGATGGGCTGGCGGCTGGGGACATCATCGAGCTCGACGAGTCTGTGGCGTGCGGCTTTCGGGTGGTAGCACGCGCCGGGAATCTGGCAGTGATAGTGGCTTTCGAGGAAAACGAGGACGTCTCGTCCGCCCAAGCTCTGCGTCTGAAGGAAAGAATGGAAGCCATCGGCGGCGCGTCGGACGGTGGGCCCCCGCGGATGCTGGTCTTTACGGTCCCGGTCAGCGCAGGGTTTCAGGCCGTCGAGAGGTTGCTGGCCGAGTTCCTGCGCGAGGCGCCAGGGACGAGTTGGTGGTATGGCAATGTGTACGAAGTTGGCGATCCGACGCGACCCCTCAATTGGTGGAAAGCGGCCGAATGA